In the genome of Petrotoga sp. 9PWA.NaAc.5.4, one region contains:
- a CDS encoding alpha-amylase family glycosyl hydrolase: MKKFWIITVVYLFAVLLIFPATKSPVWEDQIIYFVMIDRFANGDTSNDVLTESGIESGNVNSKYNGGDIQGLIDQLDYISGLGVTAIWITPPVANQWWDGAVDYGGYHGYWARDFKSIEEHFGDLELYKKFVEEVHKRDMYVIQDIVTNHTGNFLMYKNGRYFLNDQSVPTNKPTQYPFNMNDYNDPEQRKLNVYHWPSEIKDPNRYNTEFSELDDLNTENPLVIEALKDSYSFWIEEADVDGFRIDTAIYVEPEFWPEFLKGKQGIFESALNLGKEDFLVFGEAWLTSNPFSNNAEKEINDFFSLGFNSMLDFPLQTDIKRVFKEGKPTSYLAYRLEEREKMYVNPSRMITFVDNHDMDRFLKASDINSLKQALVLIFTVPGIPTIYYGTEQNFIETRATMFAGGFSSEGKDHYDTNTPTYQFIKELAELRKETPTFRYGKVDVIFSDDLGPGPLIYKVYDESKSYIIMMNTSSNKKHATGMDFNLEEGTVLKPLIVNNFVNKEMVYTEPFNLLLNSKSFGVFEVSDEKKEIVKSEVSVSINNISDGQTFTDDFILSGTASNAKSVRIIVDGEEKEYARVDLNQGIEEKWEVKIKISDFTPGSHKIFAKAYGKTPLIVEYSKEYKVNFDIPMVTLKIVEDPAGDDKGPLGIYSYPQDSTFNNQMDIRKVELVQIGTMLRMIITMENITDIWSPTNGFDHVTFQIYFDNPNKVGAVDLPFQNATMPENYDWDYGMWATGWGIYLYSSNNAGSNNFGDPITPSPVAEVNKQENKITFLIPLSVLETNDLTGWNIYITTYDYDGIEGVLRPLTLQGGPWAFGGGNPTDPKIMDDLFITID, translated from the coding sequence ATGAAAAAGTTTTGGATTATTACTGTTGTATACTTATTTGCCGTTCTTTTGATTTTTCCTGCAACTAAGTCTCCAGTTTGGGAAGATCAAATTATTTATTTTGTAATGATAGACAGATTTGCAAATGGAGATACTTCTAATGATGTACTCACTGAGTCAGGTATAGAAAGTGGCAATGTGAATTCAAAGTACAATGGTGGAGATATACAAGGTTTAATTGATCAATTGGACTATATTTCAGGATTAGGAGTAACAGCAATATGGATCACTCCGCCTGTTGCTAACCAATGGTGGGATGGAGCCGTTGATTATGGAGGATACCATGGTTATTGGGCGAGAGATTTTAAAAGTATAGAAGAACATTTTGGAGATTTAGAACTTTACAAAAAATTTGTGGAAGAAGTTCATAAAAGGGACATGTACGTCATACAGGATATAGTTACAAATCATACTGGGAATTTTTTAATGTATAAAAACGGAAGATACTTTTTGAATGATCAAAGTGTTCCTACTAATAAGCCCACACAATATCCTTTCAATATGAATGATTACAACGATCCAGAACAACGAAAATTAAATGTTTATCATTGGCCTTCAGAAATAAAAGATCCTAATAGGTATAATACAGAATTTTCTGAACTTGATGATTTGAATACTGAAAATCCTTTAGTAATAGAAGCTTTAAAAGATTCTTATTCGTTTTGGATAGAAGAAGCCGATGTTGATGGTTTTAGGATCGACACAGCTATATATGTCGAACCAGAATTTTGGCCAGAATTTTTGAAAGGAAAGCAAGGTATATTTGAATCAGCCTTAAATTTAGGAAAAGAAGATTTTTTAGTTTTTGGAGAAGCGTGGTTAACTTCTAATCCTTTTTCTAATAATGCTGAAAAAGAAATAAATGATTTTTTTAGCTTAGGATTCAATTCTATGCTCGATTTTCCACTTCAAACTGACATTAAAAGAGTCTTTAAAGAGGGTAAACCTACATCTTATTTAGCCTATCGACTTGAAGAAAGAGAGAAAATGTATGTTAATCCATCAAGAATGATAACTTTTGTTGATAATCACGATATGGATAGGTTTTTAAAAGCTTCTGATATTAATAGCCTTAAGCAAGCATTAGTTTTAATTTTTACTGTGCCGGGTATACCAACAATTTATTATGGAACTGAACAGAATTTTATTGAAACGAGGGCTACTATGTTCGCAGGCGGTTTTTCTTCAGAAGGCAAAGATCACTATGATACTAATACTCCAACTTATCAGTTTATAAAAGAATTGGCAGAATTAAGAAAAGAAACGCCTACTTTTAGATATGGTAAGGTTGATGTGATTTTTTCTGATGATTTAGGTCCAGGACCATTGATTTACAAAGTCTATGATGAATCAAAATCTTATATTATAATGATGAATACCTCTTCTAATAAAAAGCATGCAACAGGTATGGATTTTAATTTAGAAGAAGGAACTGTTTTAAAACCTTTAATTGTAAATAACTTTGTTAATAAAGAAATGGTATATACCGAACCTTTTAATCTTTTATTAAATTCAAAATCATTTGGTGTATTTGAAGTAAGCGATGAAAAAAAAGAAATTGTAAAAAGTGAAGTTTCAGTTAGCATAAACAATATATCAGATGGTCAAACTTTTACTGATGATTTTATATTGTCTGGAACTGCTTCGAATGCAAAATCTGTGAGAATCATCGTCGACGGAGAAGAAAAAGAATATGCACGAGTAGATTTAAATCAAGGAATTGAAGAAAAATGGGAAGTGAAAATAAAAATATCAGACTTTACACCAGGCTCACATAAAATTTTTGCAAAAGCTTATGGAAAAACTCCTTTGATTGTTGAATATTCTAAAGAATATAAGGTAAATTTTGATATCCCAATGGTTACTTTGAAGATAGTTGAAGATCCTGCTGGCGATGATAAAGGGCCCTTAGGAATATATTCATATCCACAAGATTCAACTTTTAATAATCAAATGGATATAAGAAAAGTCGAATTGGTACAAATTGGTACTATGCTCAGAATGATAATTACTATGGAAAATATAACAGATATTTGGTCTCCTACAAATGGATTCGATCATGTAACATTTCAAATTTACTTCGATAATCCAAATAAAGTAGGAGCTGTTGATTTACCTTTCCAAAATGCAACTATGCCCGAAAATTACGATTGGGATTATGGAATGTGGGCAACAGGTTGGGGTATTTATTTATATAGCTCAAATAATGCCGGATCCAACAATTTTGGAGATCCCATAACTCCTTCTCCGGTTGCTGAAGTAAATAAACAAGAAAATAAGATTACTTTTTTAATACCTTTGAGTGTATTAGAAACAAATGATTTAACTGGGTGGAACATATATATAACCACCTATGATTATGATGGTATCGAAGGGGTTTTAAGACCCTTAACTTTACAAGGAGGACCATGGGCTTTTGGTGGAGGAAATCCAACCGATCCTAAAATAATGGATGATCTGTTTATTACAATTGATTGA
- a CDS encoding DUF4855 domain-containing protein — protein MFYEKIKGVEEAANAAKKRNAGIEMEYYLSLNEPIKVSQERHKRFREYLDGGVKYDYMNAACAWFIGGKIGEMIEDPIEFEFYQDIVDFVHKRYKLK, from the coding sequence ATGTTTTATGAAAAAATAAAAGGGGTTGAAGAAGCTGCTAATGCTGCAAAGAAAAGAAATGCAGGTATAGAGATGGAATACTATCTTAGTTTAAATGAGCCGATTAAAGTATCCCAAGAACGCCACAAAAGGTTCAGAGAATATTTAGATGGTGGAGTTAAATATGATTATATGAATGCTGCATGTGCCTGGTTTATTGGAGGAAAGATCGGGGAAATGATAGAAGATCCGATTGAATTTGAATTTTATCAAGATATAGTAGATTTTGTACATAAAAGATATAAGTTAAAATAA
- a CDS encoding aminoglycoside N(3)-acetyltransferase: protein MIITITNLLNTFESLGIREGDTLLVHSSLSSFGYVEGGVQTVIEALLASVGTSGNVFVPTLTGKPNDGPTNPPVFDVRNSPCWTGRISSDFMKLPQAKRSLHPTHSVAGIGPLVDYLIKGHEDSLTPCGKDSPYIKMAEIGSYILLLGVTMDSNTTIHSVEELANLPYHLQKEKTECAIIDYDGNILKRRLYLHQWGTPRYFQKIEEPLENLHILTQTKCGNSVIRLIKSMPMIEWLYKKLIKNPEYLIKES from the coding sequence TTGATTATTACAATTACTAACCTTTTAAATACTTTTGAGAGTCTTGGAATAAGAGAAGGAGACACGCTTTTGGTACATAGTTCATTATCAAGTTTTGGATACGTAGAAGGCGGGGTACAAACTGTTATCGAGGCTTTATTGGCTTCGGTGGGAACAAGCGGGAACGTTTTTGTTCCTACTCTAACAGGCAAACCAAATGATGGCCCAACTAATCCCCCTGTTTTTGATGTGAGAAATTCTCCTTGTTGGACGGGTAGAATTTCTTCTGATTTTATGAAATTGCCTCAGGCTAAAAGAAGCTTACATCCTACTCATTCTGTTGCAGGGATAGGTCCTTTGGTAGATTATTTGATTAAAGGTCACGAAGATTCTTTAACACCTTGTGGCAAAGATTCGCCTTACATAAAAATGGCTGAGATTGGAAGTTACATTTTGTTATTAGGTGTAACAATGGATTCTAACACGACTATTCATTCAGTTGAAGAACTAGCAAATCTTCCTTATCATTTGCAGAAAGAAAAGACAGAGTGCGCTATTATAGACTATGATGGGAATATTCTAAAAAGAAGGCTCTACCTCCATCAGTGGGGAACACCACGATACTTTCAAAAAATAGAAGAACCTCTTGAAAATTTACATATATTAACTCAAACAAAGTGTGGTAATTCGGTGATTAGATTAATAAAATCGATGCCGATGATTGAATGGTTGTACAAAAAATTAATAAAAAATCCAGAATATCTTATAAAGGAGAGTTAG